The nucleotide window GGTCTTTATAAATGATGATTAAGTTCCTGGTTACTTATTTGTCCATCTGTTAGAAAGTGTGTTTAGAACTCTATAGTCTAGAATGAAAAGAACCAACCTCATCCACCGTCCTCTTATACAAGACTGGAATCCATCCTATCTAGAAGTCCTGGTTTAGCTGGCTTATTtggtgaggaagaagaggagtgaAGATGAAGTGTAAGGAATGGAATCAATAGTGATGAAGCCAGAGAATCTACTACATGGAGTGGGGAGCAAACACCTCATGGTTTCGTGCAAGGGCTTAAACTTAATGAAAGGGGTAGGCGACATGGAGCATTGCAACAGATGCTAAGGTAAGGGGAGCCAGGGGTGAGTTTTTCGAAAAGGCTACTTTAGATTCCAGCTGAGTCTGCAGAATTGCAAAGGAAGTAGATGGGGGAAATGACAGAAGCCTATAGAGCAGAGTGTCCATGAAAACAAGAATAGAGTGGCCTTGGGTAAAAGAATAAGCAAGACTAGTATATATGCAAAATGTATGCGAGTGCGTATAAGTAGAGAAGGTATAGGATTACAGAGGATAACGTAACTTTAAACCTGTTTTTCCTACAACCAATGTAGAACTAGATGCTCATTAACATatacaaaaaacagaaaacagcaataaaatactTAATTTGGCAATTAGAGAAGATTTAGATAAAGGATGCTTTCCTCAAGATATTGGCAAGACCTCTACAGTCAATTCAGCTATATGGTCCCCCCTACCCCCCAGGAAATACATGGGCACTAATGATATGTCTTACCTTATTACTTGTTTAAAAGAAATATCTTCTCTAGGAACTTAGCAATTATGATCTCTTGCACCTTCCAGTACTTAGGTctcattttagaaaatttaaCAGATACCCAGCATACCGGTTTTTTTGAGACTCTGACTTCTACATCAGGGGCCAGCGAAAACAAGGCCTTTATCAAGGAGGATTTTCCAACATTGCTCCGACCTATGAAACACACCTAGTATGAGGGGCAGAAAGGAGAATGGAGAACTTAGAGAACTGAAGAGTGGTTTATTTACTAAATGTTCTATTtgcggggttggagagatggttcagtagttaagtgCACTTGCTGCCAGAGAGGACTCGGGTTCCATTTCCAGCCCAGATGGCCGCTTTCAAATGCcagaaactccagttccagggggatctattgccctcttctggcttctgaaggcaacagcaagcatgtggtgcacagacatgcatgcaggcaaatcatGAAATACAaaaggcactggctgctgttccagaggaccgaggttcgattcccagcacccacgttgcgGCTCCCTGCGgtcctccatgggcacttgcacACAGCGGTGGTGCATCCACACCGAGCTTTCTGttggtttgattattattttttttaaacccctcACGTTGGGTGACAAGCCATGGGCAGGGGCGAACTCAAGCTCTCTCACCTCCGGCTGCTGCAGGCTCGGGGCGTGGTCTAGGCGGACCGCCGAGCTCAGGTACTCGATGCGGTTCCGGGCTGTGGCCGCGAAGACGCTCTCCGCCCTCGCCATGTCCTCCAGGCTGGGGTCGAAGAGCCTCTGTTCGATCAGGCCCGGCCCGGTGTCCGAGACGAGGTGCTGCTCCAGCTCCCGCAGCGGGTACAGAACTTTCGTTAGCTGTTTCTGCGGCAGCCGTAGCACCTCGGCGAGGGCCGGGGACGTGCTGTAAAGCCGGGGCCAAGGCCCCAGGGCTGGCGCCGTCTCAAGGAGCCTTCCCATCCCAGGCCGCAGCCCAGCCGCCGCCATTGTCCTCTCCCAGAATCCTCGCGACGACTTCATTCATAGAGTCTGGACCGCGCCAGGGAGACTCCCACTGCCGCGGCGTCTGCTGGGAATTGTAGTTTTTCTAGGGCCTTCTCGCCTGCTCGAGGTTTTCCACCGCCAAAAGACTGCGAGGATGTCGGGGACCGGCAGTGGAAAACCTGCTGACTTTCTCTAACACCTTGGCCTTAACAACTGTGCATCAGATTGGTGTGTTCTGTGGGAAAGACTTCAGCGGTTTCCAGAGGCGAAAAACCTACCTCGTCCTGTGGTTTTTGAGTCTCAAGGGAAGGAGCCATAGAGCGAAGCTCTGGAGGATTCCAAGCCCGATTTGTCATCTGTTTCCGGTCGTCTTACCGATAATTGACATTTAATCATAAGTTCACATCACTGAGAAAAAACACATTTGCAAAGTTAAATGATCTGGTGAGAAATGTGGTTGGAATAGCACCTCGTTTTCAGGGAAGGGACTGTAACTCATTGAAActgcagctgagagctcacatccagATGCAtaaaccagaaagcagagagaactgGGAAACAGACCTGGGAATAACAAGAGGCCCTTGAAGCCTCAAAATGCAACCCCACCTCCAACAAGacaatccttctaatcctttgcAAACATCTccacaaactggggaccaagtattcaaacatatgaatgagcccattctcattcaaaccaccacaaacattTAATCATGATTTCCCCCTCTATCTCTCCATTACTTGCAATAAATCTTAGAGAGATGACTTAGAGTCGACATATGCTATGCTTTCTCTGGACATAGGCGATCAAACTCTTCCCAGTGTAGACAGAAGATCTATGTGAGACATGCACATAGCAGTTAGATCTACTAGTGAGAGGGTGGAAAACCAGAATAGGATTTGAGGAAACTAACACCATTAAAGTTGCCATGGGAATCATAAAAAATACAGAGGATTGTGTAAGTTCAGGAAAATCAAGCCAAAATCAGGATAGGAGAAGATCCCATCTGGTAAATGGGATTGTGCAATCGCTTGCAGTAATAATCTGAACCTGGTTGTTGACAGTATCTTGGTTTCTGGTGTTTTGTCTATATGAAGTAGGTATTAGTCTATAGCCGTATATTAGGATTCGGGATCTAGCTTTCTACACCAGAGGTTTGTCTGGGCTAGGATTGAGAATAGAATTTAGCCCTAGATCAGAAAAACACATGGTCTGTGCACAACATACACTGTCCAAGATGGAGTTCCTAAGATTCTCTCCTCCCCTGTTCTGTGGGTTTTGCATTCATTCCTATCACAGTACCCCTTCAACTGATCCAACCAGAGTTCTTGAGGGAAAGTCTTGATTTCTTTCCTTATATCCCACACTTAATCCACCAGCAATCTTGCCGATTTAATCTTTGACACATCCTGAATGTGAGTCTTTAGCCTATCCACTGTTAGTATCGTGTTTCCAGTCCCCATTACTTCTTACCTAGTAATTGGCTATAGCTTCCAAAAAACTGGCTGTCTACCATTACTTTGTATTCTTTTAGGTGCATTCCCAACATAACAGCAAAGATAGTTCTgttaaaatgaaagtgaaaatctccagcatcttcctgtctcaaagacaagcCAAAGTTCTCCCCGTAACTTAAGAAGCATAGGTAGCCCTGCCTCTCTGTATTGCCTGCCTGGAATGTTCCCTTCCAGATGTTATGACAAGGTTTGCTTCTTTACCACTTGGAGTGTTTGAGGTGCTCCTTCTGAAGAAGTGACTTTGATTTTGAGAACTGAAGAGGTAGCTCACCACAGagttaacacttaaaaaaaattaatatgataTAGACAGGTATTGTATACTTTACACACAGTCCttagagtcattttatttttttttgggggggggtcgtttttgagacagagtctgttcCATAAgtcaaactggcctcaaattcatgatccttctgtctcagccttctgactaATGTACCACAACACCCAGATTGAGAGCTAAGATTTTTCACTAAAATTCATGTGACTGAAATGCTGTAGCTATATTCTGCCAGGCTTAGCTTTTAAGGACAGGAAGAAGGTTGGTAGATCAGTGACGAGATCTTGCCATTCTTACAGATCATCACACTTGTTTTTCCACTGTTGTCTGTCTCTGAAATGAACAGCTTTTTGGTTCCAACTGATCACGAGCTATGTCGATCCAGTAGATATCAAGTCTAGGGATTTTATCTAATCCAAGAGGAAGATAAGCAGTGTAGGCCTAGACCAGTAGACGGAATCATGGACGTTAGAGAGTCAGCAAATGCAGAGCTCACACAGGTCAACTCTTATCCTTGTTTAGACACACCACACTTTGAATGTCTGGATAGACATAAGAGTAGAGATGCTGGGAAAGCTTGCTTTTGGATATAGGGAGAGGTAATGGATTAGTAttcaatgtttgttttttttacaaaggtTCTTTCTTACCTTCACATTCCCCTTCTTAACAACAGTAATTACAATTCACCTGTTAAAATACCATGCCTAGTGGTGGTACCTGtgatgctagcacttgggaggtagaggaaggaggaccagaagttAAAGGCCATTTTCATCTACATgccaaatttgaggccagcctggactacatagagcttgtctcaaaaatgttATTGAATGCTTTCCATAAGAGGAGTTGATTTGAGTATCAGGGATCAATTATGGAAAAGGCCTGGTCATATTCAAATTCAGGGCTTGCAATGGGAAGGAAATAGTGAGGGAAAAGAAGATGTATTATATAGAGAGTGACACGGAGAAACTCCAACACATAAATTGCCTGTTGGGATGAATTATTTaagattaaaattcattttaaaaatatttattttcgtgtgtgtgtgtgtgtgtgtgtgtgtgtgtgtgtgtgtgtgtgtgtgttcataccagcagaggccagaagagagtgttgggtcctctggaactgaagttgtagGAGGTTGTGAATGTCTCAACATGGATGCTGGTAGCCAAATCCAGACCCTTTGAATGAGCAGCAAGTTCTCTGAAACACTGAGATATCTCCTCAGGgtaactttaaaatttctttaattatattttaacttctcTGTGAAACTTTCCCTTTAAACAATTATATTAGCTGTAACTCAGCACATTGACAAAGGTTTGTGACCCCCACACATACAACATGATGCGTGACTTTTCTACCtaatttattttggggggtgcAGGTTATTACATGTGAGAgtcattatattattattttgagaaataaCAGATGTATTTCTCATGATCATTTGGTAGTTTATCAAATCATTAAATTTCATTTGTATCTCATTAATGTTCCTTTAAAGAATGTCTCCAACAACGTCAAtaattgtgttgttgtttttctttttttctctatgaaGTCTTCTTGAACTTCTTTTCGGTTGTATCTGCCATGCTGACAAATTTCTCTAAAGAGATCTGGAGATTAAATATCAAATGGTAGTCATGTAGGAGGTGAGTTCTTAGAATAATTTGGGTtctgagaggaaaataaaaaattgtttccatcaagtttttttttcaatcaatAGTAATCAAGTTGCTTTAAACAATATTTTCCATTGTTAATTCTGTATTTCATCCTAATCATACTGATGTTACTGTTTTGAAACTCTTTGCCATATATAGTTTGGGCTTTTGTATTCGTTAaaagctcgtgtgtgtgtgtgtgtgtgtgtgtgtgtgtgtgtgtgtgtgtgtgtgctgtagtgGTTGAAAAAAAGCATGGGTTTTTCTGTTCCAAGTGATGAATTCATTAAAATCTTTTCAACATATTAGGTAAAAATTTTTTGGTGGGCAATGCTTGATTGTAGTATTGCTTTCGATACTATATGCAATTGCTATATTTAAACCTGTAGAGGTTTGAAGGAGAaaggcccccacaggctcagatatttgaatacttggtccataGTTGGTGGAAGTATTTGGGaacaattaggaggtgtgacctgaCCTGCTGGAGGAGATGTGGCACTTGGGtcaggctttgatgtttcagaagCCCACTTAGTTGTCTCTGTCTCATGCTTGTAGGTCAAGACATAAACTCTCATccactgctccagtaccatgcctgtctgcctgctgtgaTGCTCTCTGCCATAATGGTCATAGATTccaacttctgaaactgtaagctcccAAAGcattcttccttctataagttgctttggccatggtgtgttagaacagcaacagaaaagtaactaagacaatcttTGAACTACATCTCATATACTCTTTGGCACCCTGAAGAAACAGAGCAACATCCCACAGGTAGATATACTCATATATGTTCCAGTTTTAAAGTCATTCACAGATAGGTTTTTGTCAGGTATATCCCAAGTCTAGCTTTCAAATTTGCTGATATAAGAGGAAGATTCACGAAATTTAGTATATGGTTGTCTCTGTGGCTAGAATTTGTCACAGCAAAGGATTCAAATTGGAGGAACAGACTCAAGTTGAAACCTTGAAAAAATAGGTTCAAGTGTCTCAGAATTCTCTCTCATGGCACAGGCTGCATTTACATCTGCCAGCAACGAGTGTAATGTGGGAATGCTGTTCACATGGAGAACTCACTGGAACCCAAGAGTCTAAGGTTTATATCAAAGGCTGACCATGTAACTATTTTGTGGCTGTGTAACTGATTATACTTTCTGAAATTTCAGATCTCAGAAGGTAATCATGCATTCAGTATtgttatagttttcattttgtttttgagacagggtattactATGTGgtctcagctgtcctggaactcactatgtaaagcatgctggcctcaaactcacggagatctgtttgtctctgcctcccaagtgctaggacttaaggcatgcaccaccacatctggcttgctGTTGCTATAGTTTTTATCTTAATGCCCCTCCCAAAGGTTCAGGTGATAAAGGCTTGGCCAGTTTCTTAAGAGGTACTATCAGGAGGTCTCGAAAACTTTAAGAGGTGGGACCTGGTGCGAAATCTATAGATcaataattctcaacctgtgggttatgaccTTTTGGGGAGTTGaaggatcctttcacaggggtcacataagaCCATTGGacaaacacagagatttacattaagactgataacagtagcaaaattacagttatgaagtagcaatgaaaataattttatggtcgggggtcaccacaacatgaggaactatattgaaaagttgtagcattaggaaggttgagaaccactgctctagatcatTGGGTATATACTCTCAGGGGGATGTTGGAACTCCAACCTTATCCCCTCTCTCTTTCGTTTCCCATGAGGTAAGCAAGTTTTCCTCTAGCAACCCCTCCTGCCAGAGATCTGCTACGTCACCACAAGCCCAAACACAGTAGGACAGACTGAAGGCTCCACAACTGTCAGTCAAAACACTGGGTCTAAGCTAATCATTTCTAGTGTTTGCTATGGCTACAGCAAGCTTCCCAACACAACCCTAAGCAGCCTTGTCCAGACAGAGCAAGCAAGGAAAGCAATTCATAAGTGAGGGAAGCGTTCGCTTAGTCAAGCACTCAGAAGCAGCTTGGGGCCAGTCTTATAGGTAAACTGGACTCTAGCCACTGGCCAACTATGTTATTCACTCCTTTCCATGCAcagatttaaaaggaaaacattgaaaagTGAGAACTTTCGCATTTGGATTTAttgcaagatatatatatatatatacatatatatatgtatatacacatatatatgtatatatacatatacactcacgtatatatgcatatatacatatacacatatgtaatgtATACAAAGTATTTATATATTGTATTCTTATACTATAGGTTCTGTTTTAAACACAATTAATTTCTCCGGAAATGCTTAAGAAAAATGGGACAGACTTGCCTtatcattttaataaaacatgCAAAACCCAGAATTCTACGTGTCTAGGAAATTCTAATCAAAGCCACCGTCTCAGGCTAGGAAGTAGTACAGTGGCAGAGTGGCT belongs to Peromyscus maniculatus bairdii isolate BWxNUB_F1_BW_parent chromosome 12, HU_Pman_BW_mat_3.1, whole genome shotgun sequence and includes:
- the Gtpbp8 gene encoding GTP-binding protein 8, whose protein sequence is MAAAGLRPGMGRLLETAPALGPWPRLYSTSPALAEVLRLPQKQLTKVLYPLRELEQHLVSDTGPGLIEQRLFDPSLEDMARAESVFAATARNRIEYLSSAVRLDHAPSLQQPEVCFIGRSNVGKSSLIKALFSLAPDVEVRVSKKPGHTKKMNFFKVGKYFTLVDMPGYGYRAPEDFVDMVETYLKERTNLKRTFLLVDSVVGITKLDNIAIEMCEEFALPYVMILTKIDRSSKGYLLKQVLQIQKFVNTQTQGCFPQLFPISSVTYSGVHLLKCFIADVTGSLK